TCGAATACCCCACTTAATAAAGGGATTTCAAACAATCTCAAAAAAAACAAAAATAAATTTGCGTAACCGAATCGTTACCTATATATTTGTAACCGATTAGTTACATATAAAAAGACAATAGATCGGATTCGGTTTTAATTTTATTAAATATGAACTACCAAATTGATCCATTACTGTATTCGTAAATCTGTAATAATCTGTTATCCGTAACCTCAAATGAGAAGAGATGTTTTTCAAGCCATAGCTGACCCTACCCGCAGAGCTATCATAAGCATGTTGGCGCATCAATCGTTGAATTTAAATTCTGTTGCCGAGCAATTTCAGCAGAGCCGACCTGCTATTTCGAAACATATAAAAATTCTGACACAATGCGGACTCATTACCATAAAGCAGCAGGGACGAGAAAGGCATTGTGAGGCGCAACTGGAGAAACTGAATGAAGTTTCGGATTGGGTGGAGCAGTACCGTGAATTTTGGAATACCAAATTTAATGCACTTGAAATTTATTTAGCACAATTACAAAAGGAAGAAATGCAGCTGAAAGCTAGCAAAAAATCAAAAAAGCCTTTGGTATCATCCCCAAAAACAAAAGCTGTAAAATTGTCAAAACCCAAACCAAAAACGAGATGAAAAAAACAAACACAATCTATTGGATTTTTACTGGATTATTTGGTGCCTTAATGTTATTTACGGCCGTTCCGGATATCTTAAAATCAGCAGAAGCGGTAACCTTTATGACCGAACATTTAGGCTACCCATTGTACTTTGTAGCCTTTATAGGATGGGCAAAAGTTTTAGGAGTATTAGCGTTATTTATTCCGGGATATCCAAGAATTAAAGAATGGGCTTATGCAGGTTTGGCTTTTGATTTAGTTGGAGCCATTTTTTCCATATTGTCGGTAGAGTCATTTTCTGCTTCTATGCTATTTATATTGGTTCCGGTGGTGTTGGGCACCGTTTCATACATCTATTACCATAAACGTTTAATAGCAGCCTAAACAAAAGTTTCTATGGTAGAAATTTTTAAAACATCGATTGAAAGCAGAGAACAATCTGAAACGGTGAAACAAGATTTGCTCACCTTATTTCCTAGTGCAAAAATAAATTTTGATTTAGATGATTGTGATCGAATTCTAAGAATTGAAGATGATAAGATTTGTCCGCAAGAAGTGCTTAATTTTTTAGCTCATAAAGGATTTGAAGTTGAAATTTTAATTTAATTTTAAGTAAAGAATTTGTTATGGATAAAGAGAATTTATCAAGCGATACTTCAGGTGTGGATAGTCACATTTTAAAATTAGCACCAGAGCTGGCCATTATTGTAACATATTTACGCAAAGTGATATTATCCACTAATTCTGAAATTGGTGAGCGCATTAAATGGAATAATCCCAGTTTCTTTTATAAAGGAGCAATGAAACCCTTTAATCCTAAAGAGTATAAACGAGAGTTGATTGTTTTTAATCTTTTTAAAGGACGCATTATGCTTGTTTTTCCAAGCGGAGCAAAGGTTAAGGATACAAGTGGGTTACTAACCGGAGAATACGCAGATGGCAGAAGGCTTATTGTTTTTGAAAATATTGAGGATGCAAAATCCAAAGAAAAAAAATTACAAAAGATTATTAAAGATTGGATCAAATTAATAGACAAATAAACCTGACTATGAAAAAGGAAATATCAAATTTTGAAGAATATATTTCTTTGCAAGAAGCTGAAGCAAAAGAAATGCTGCATAAGATGCGTGAACTCATCCTCGAATTAGCGCCTGAAGCAGCTGAAGTAATTAGTTATGGAATGCCGGCCTTTCGCTACGCAAATAGTATGCTCGTATATATTGCAGGCTTTAAAAAGCATTGTAGTTTGTTTGCAGCAAATAGTAAATTAACTGCTTCAATGGCTGATGAATTAAAACCTTACAAAACCTCAAAAGGTACCATTCAATTTCAATTCAATCAAAAGCTACCACTTACTCTTATTAAAAAGATAGTAAAAGCCAGAATGAAAGAGAATATAGAAAAGCAAAAAATAAAAGCAATCAAGAAAAAATAATATTCATCTAAAATAAAACTCAAAATAAAAATGGCTAGTATAAACGCTCCGCAAAAAATTACTCCCTTTCTTTGGTTCAACGATAACGGCGAAGAAGCAATGAATTTTTACTGTTCGATATTTAAAAATTCCAAAATTAAACATGTTAGTCCTGGACCAAATGGCAAAGCCTTTACCGGTAGTTTCGACTTGGAAGGACTCAGCTTTCATTTTTTAAATGGAGGGCCCATGCATGCTCAATTTACGGAAGCTATATCGCTCTTTGTGCATTGTGAGGATCAAAATGAGGTGGATTATTATTGGAATAAACTTACTTCAGATGGCGGTAAAAACAGCCGTTGTGGCTGGCTTAAAGATAAATTTGAACTATCCTGGCAAATTATTCCAAGTGCTTTAGGTCGATTAATAGGTGATCCTGATCGCGAAAAAGCGGGCAGAGTTATGCAAGCGCTATTAAAAATGGATAAAATAATTGTAGCCGATTTGGAAGCAGCGCATCGCGGTGAATAAAATACCGCATTTATAATTTTTTAAATTTTAGTAAAAATATAGTATGACAATAATTAAAGAAGTAACACTAATCCGCTATTTTTCAGCTCCAAAAGAGCTCGTGTTTAAAGCCTTTACCAACCGCGAAATGCTGATGCAATGGTGGGGACCACATGGATTTACTAATCCGGAATGCGAAATGGATGCACGCGAAAATGGGAAATGGAAAATTAATATGCATGCGCCACAACTTGGCTTTCCTAACAGTTGGGTGGAAGGTGTTTTTACCGAAATTATTCCGGGTGAAAAGTTAGTATTTACTACCAAAGGAATCTTTAGACCAGATGGAAGTCATGGCCTCGAAGGCTTAAACACAGTAATCTTCCAAGAGGAAAATGGAAAAACAAAATTAACGTTACATGCAGCTTTAACGAAACTCGACAAAGGCTTTGAAATGGCAGCAAATGGCATGGAACAAGGCTGGAGCGAAAGCTTCGAAAAATTGGCAACCTTACTTACAAAATAAAACAAATTCAAACCTAAAACTTCAACTATGCTCGCATTAGAAATAGTTCTATTAATTATTGCAGCCATTTTGCTTGCTGCATTATTCAGCCCAAAGAATTGGTCGATTGAAGCAACTATAGAAATTCAAAAGCCCAAAC
This portion of the Bacteroidota bacterium genome encodes:
- a CDS encoding SRPBCC domain-containing protein: MTIIKEVTLIRYFSAPKELVFKAFTNREMLMQWWGPHGFTNPECEMDARENGKWKINMHAPQLGFPNSWVEGVFTEIIPGEKLVFTTKGIFRPDGSHGLEGLNTVIFQEENGKTKLTLHAALTKLDKGFEMAANGMEQGWSESFEKLATLLTK
- a CDS encoding VOC family protein, producing MASINAPQKITPFLWFNDNGEEAMNFYCSIFKNSKIKHVSPGPNGKAFTGSFDLEGLSFHFLNGGPMHAQFTEAISLFVHCEDQNEVDYYWNKLTSDGGKNSRCGWLKDKFELSWQIIPSALGRLIGDPDREKAGRVMQALLKMDKIIVADLEAAHRGE
- a CDS encoding DUF1801 domain-containing protein, translated to MKKEISNFEEYISLQEAEAKEMLHKMRELILELAPEAAEVISYGMPAFRYANSMLVYIAGFKKHCSLFAANSKLTASMADELKPYKTSKGTIQFQFNQKLPLTLIKKIVKARMKENIEKQKIKAIKKK
- a CDS encoding DUF1801 domain-containing protein, producing MDKENLSSDTSGVDSHILKLAPELAIIVTYLRKVILSTNSEIGERIKWNNPSFFYKGAMKPFNPKEYKRELIVFNLFKGRIMLVFPSGAKVKDTSGLLTGEYADGRRLIVFENIEDAKSKEKKLQKIIKDWIKLIDK
- a CDS encoding DoxX family protein, whose translation is MKKTNTIYWIFTGLFGALMLFTAVPDILKSAEAVTFMTEHLGYPLYFVAFIGWAKVLGVLALFIPGYPRIKEWAYAGLAFDLVGAIFSILSVESFSASMLFILVPVVLGTVSYIYYHKRLIAA
- a CDS encoding winged helix-turn-helix transcriptional regulator, translating into MRRDVFQAIADPTRRAIISMLAHQSLNLNSVAEQFQQSRPAISKHIKILTQCGLITIKQQGRERHCEAQLEKLNEVSDWVEQYREFWNTKFNALEIYLAQLQKEEMQLKASKKSKKPLVSSPKTKAVKLSKPKPKTR